A region of Desulfolithobacter dissulfuricans DNA encodes the following proteins:
- the pth gene encoding aminoacyl-tRNA hydrolase: MSATDFLIAGLGNPGQKYATTRHNAGFLALDHFASQQGWSITSSRYQGLYCRERLGDRQVVLVKPQTFMNKSGQCVAGFTRFFKIPLQNILVVHDDLDLAPGRIKIVARGGAGGHNGIRSIISHLGSSEFARVKIGIGRPEVNDSGRGMPVERYVLAPFTPEEQRLFEERLDLVCQAIETFITDGVQVCMNRFNGRT; this comes from the coding sequence ATGTCTGCAACCGATTTTCTCATAGCCGGTCTTGGCAACCCCGGGCAGAAATACGCCACTACCAGGCATAATGCCGGTTTCCTGGCCCTGGACCATTTCGCCAGCCAGCAGGGCTGGAGCATCACCAGCTCCAGGTACCAGGGACTGTACTGCCGGGAAAGGCTTGGGGACCGCCAGGTGGTTCTGGTCAAACCGCAGACCTTTATGAACAAGTCCGGCCAGTGCGTGGCCGGCTTTACCAGGTTTTTCAAGATTCCGCTGCAAAACATCCTCGTGGTTCATGACGACCTCGATCTGGCGCCGGGACGGATCAAGATTGTCGCCAGGGGAGGGGCCGGCGGTCATAACGGGATCCGGTCCATCATCTCCCATCTCGGCTCCAGTGAGTTCGCCAGGGTAAAGATCGGCATCGGCCGGCCAGAGGTCAACGACAGTGGTCGCGGAATGCCGGTGGAGCGGTATGTGCTCGCCCCCTTCACCCCGGAGGAGCAGCGCCTCTTTGAGGAGCGGCTGGACCTGGTCTGCCAGGCCATTGAAACCTTTATCACCGACGGGGTGCAGGTGTGTATGAACCGCTTTAACGGCCGCACCTGA
- the ispE gene encoding 4-(cytidine 5'-diphospho)-2-C-methyl-D-erythritol kinase → MAETTPPSGGIRAGELILPAPAKINLHLRIVGRREDGYHLLSTLMQKIDLADEVTLRPREGIVLRCPDSDLPEDETNLAWRAAELFRQTVGARLAGSFGVEITLKKRIPVAAGLGGGSSDAAAVLLGLDRLFGTSCTREELIGMGVRLGADVPFFVVPEEAVWASGIGEVLEPAPVLGETLVLLVNPGFSVSTRWAFETFALTAPKNIFNLTSSQNKSRAQPGKNLDFSGEREGGYLVNDLETVTVTRYPEIQTIKERLVRGGAVGAMMSGSGATVFGLFPYALRKRAEVCYADLRQDYPLTYLVDARHRAVQ, encoded by the coding sequence ATGGCTGAAACCACGCCGCCCAGCGGTGGGATCCGGGCAGGGGAGCTGATTCTCCCGGCTCCGGCCAAGATCAATCTCCACCTCCGGATCGTCGGTCGGCGGGAAGATGGCTATCACCTGCTCTCGACCCTGATGCAGAAGATCGACCTGGCCGATGAGGTGACGCTGCGGCCGAGAGAAGGGATCGTGCTTCGCTGTCCGGACAGTGATCTGCCCGAAGATGAAACCAACCTTGCCTGGCGGGCGGCCGAATTGTTCCGGCAGACCGTGGGGGCAAGGCTGGCCGGTTCGTTCGGGGTGGAGATCACCCTGAAAAAAAGGATCCCGGTGGCGGCCGGACTGGGTGGTGGCTCCAGCGATGCCGCTGCAGTGCTGTTGGGGCTTGACCGGTTGTTTGGCACCTCCTGCACAAGGGAGGAACTCATCGGCATGGGGGTGCGGCTCGGGGCGGATGTCCCGTTTTTCGTGGTCCCCGAGGAAGCGGTCTGGGCCAGCGGCATCGGCGAGGTGCTCGAGCCGGCCCCGGTGCTCGGCGAAACTCTGGTTCTGCTGGTTAATCCCGGCTTTTCTGTCTCTACCAGATGGGCTTTCGAGACTTTTGCGTTGACAGCTCCGAAAAATATTTTTAACCTAACAAGTTCGCAAAATAAGTCGCGAGCGCAACCAGGGAAGAATCTGGATTTTTCCGGGGAGCGGGAAGGCGGCTATTTGGTCAATGATCTGGAGACGGTTACCGTAACCAGGTATCCGGAAATACAGACAATAAAGGAGCGGCTTGTCCGTGGCGGTGCTGTCGGGGCCATGATGTCTGGCAGCGGGGCAACAGTGTTTGGATTATTTCCGTATGCACTGCGTAAACGGGCTGAGGTCTGTTATGCAGACCTGCGTCAGGACTATCCCCTGACCTACCTTGTGGATGCCCGGCATCGCGCGGTGCAGTAG
- a CDS encoding 50S ribosomal protein L25, whose product MLQVDMPAAVRTVFGKGENRRLRMAGKTPAVLYAGGKDALALQFDATTLYKTLFWIHGRNAVVTLEIEGDDKDKRHVLVQEIQKDPVSDRVVHVDFLEIELDRPIAFKVPLNYVGVAKGVDLGGDLLVYKNSVMLKGCPLDIPDAIEVDVTPLDRGDTGITCGDIEIPENVEMLDDKDKVCVTVS is encoded by the coding sequence ATGTTACAGGTTGATATGCCCGCTGCCGTTCGTACCGTGTTTGGCAAGGGTGAAAATCGCCGGCTGCGCATGGCCGGGAAGACACCGGCTGTGTTGTATGCCGGGGGTAAGGATGCGCTGGCCCTGCAGTTCGATGCAACCACGCTCTACAAGACGCTCTTCTGGATCCATGGCCGCAACGCCGTGGTTACCCTGGAGATCGAGGGTGATGATAAGGACAAGCGCCATGTTCTTGTCCAGGAGATCCAGAAAGATCCTGTCAGCGACCGGGTCGTACACGTGGATTTTCTCGAGATCGAGTTGGACAGACCCATTGCCTTCAAGGTGCCGCTGAACTATGTCGGTGTGGCCAAGGGTGTTGATCTTGGTGGCGATCTGCTGGTCTACAAGAACTCCGTCATGCTCAAGGGGTGTCCGCTGGATATTCCGGACGCCATTGAGGTGGATGTCACTCCGCTGGACCGTGGCGATACCGGTATCACCTGCGGCGACATCGAGATTCCCGAGAACGTTGAAATGCTTGACGACAAGGACAAGGTCTGCGTTACCGTTTCGTAG
- a CDS encoding ribose-phosphate pyrophosphokinase produces MPNIMKIFSGNANPAMAQAICEYLDLPLSAAEVKKFSDGEISVEIGENVRGTDVFVVQPTSPPVNDHLMELIIMVDALRRASARRITAVIPYYGYARQDRKVRPRVPITAKAVAEMLMAVGTRRVLCMDLHAGQIQGFFNIPVDHLYAAPILLKYIRETFDDVVMVSPDAGGVERTRAFAKRLNAGLAIIDKRRERANECEAMHVIGDVKGKTAILLDDMVDTAGTLCGAAAKLTEMGAREVHACCSHAVLSGPAIDRLEKSCIKSLVVTDSIPLRDNAKDCKKITVLTVAELLGEAIRRIHNEDSVSYLFV; encoded by the coding sequence ATGCCAAATATAATGAAAATTTTTAGCGGCAATGCCAACCCTGCCATGGCGCAGGCCATCTGCGAATACCTGGACCTGCCGTTGTCGGCCGCTGAAGTCAAAAAATTCAGCGATGGAGAAATATCGGTCGAAATTGGCGAGAATGTCCGCGGCACCGATGTGTTTGTTGTTCAGCCCACCAGTCCGCCGGTCAACGATCATCTCATGGAGCTGATCATCATGGTGGACGCCCTGCGTCGGGCCTCGGCACGCCGCATCACCGCGGTCATTCCCTACTACGGTTATGCCCGCCAGGATCGGAAAGTGCGGCCCCGGGTACCGATCACAGCCAAAGCGGTGGCGGAAATGCTGATGGCTGTCGGAACCCGGCGGGTTCTGTGCATGGATCTCCATGCCGGCCAGATCCAGGGATTTTTCAATATCCCGGTGGATCATCTCTATGCGGCGCCCATCCTGCTCAAGTATATCCGGGAAACCTTTGACGACGTGGTCATGGTATCGCCCGATGCCGGTGGTGTGGAGCGGACCAGGGCTTTTGCCAAGCGACTCAATGCCGGCCTGGCCATCATCGATAAACGCCGCGAGCGGGCCAACGAATGCGAGGCCATGCATGTCATCGGTGATGTGAAGGGTAAGACCGCCATTCTGCTCGACGACATGGTGGACACCGCTGGTACGCTGTGCGGGGCGGCAGCCAAGCTGACCGAGATGGGGGCGCGCGAGGTCCATGCCTGTTGTTCGCATGCCGTGCTTTCCGGACCGGCCATCGACCGGCTGGAGAAATCCTGTATCAAGTCCCTGGTGGTGACCGACTCCATTCCGCTGCGGGACAACGCAAAGGACTGCAAAAAAATTACCGTACTGACCGTGGCCGAACTGCTGGGCGAGGCCATTCGTCGTATTCATAACGAAGATTCTGTCAGCTATCTCTTTGTCTGA
- a CDS encoding CarD family transcriptional regulator, giving the protein MFSAGDMAVYPAHGVGVIKAIETQSVGGVDQSFYVMKILDNDMTIMIPTANSDNVGLRAIISTEEVEKVMEILRERDIKISSQTWNRRYRDYMEKIKTGSVFEVAVVLRDLYILKDDKELSYGERKMMDTAKNLLVKEISLAKNMDEDQVEQLIEKLFA; this is encoded by the coding sequence GTGTTTTCTGCAGGTGATATGGCTGTTTATCCGGCCCATGGTGTTGGTGTGATAAAGGCCATTGAGACACAGTCGGTAGGCGGTGTTGACCAGTCCTTTTATGTGATGAAAATTCTGGATAATGACATGACCATCATGATCCCGACGGCGAACAGTGACAACGTCGGGCTAAGGGCCATCATTTCCACCGAGGAAGTCGAAAAAGTCATGGAAATACTCCGGGAGCGCGATATCAAAATCAGTTCCCAGACATGGAATCGCCGCTACCGCGATTACATGGAGAAGATCAAGACCGGCTCTGTGTTCGAAGTGGCCGTTGTGCTGCGTGACCTGTATATCCTGAAAGATGACAAGGAACTCTCCTACGGTGAGCGCAAAATGATGGACACTGCCAAGAATCTCCTGGTTAAAGAGATTTCCCTTGCCAAAAATATGGACGAAGACCAAGTAGAGCAGCTGATTGAAAAGCTCTTTGCCTGA